Genomic window (Rhodothermales bacterium):
TCAGCTCCGAGGTGCGGTCCATCCTCAGCAGCGGCCTCGTGCCGCCGCAGCTCAACCGGCGCATCCTCCCCCTCTATCTAAAATACCAGACCGTGCCGGCGCCCGACACCCTCATCGAGGGGATCGAGATGTTGTTGCCGGGGCACTGGATGGAGGTGACGGCGGACGGTGAGCAGAAGAAGTCGTACTGGAACGTCCTCGGCAACGCCAACCCGGACGCCGCGCACCATACGGCTGACCAGGCGCGCGACGAGGTGCGCCGGCTCCTGACCGCCAGTGTCGAGCGCCGGCTGATCAGCGACGTGCCGCTCGGGGCGTTTCTTTCCGGGGGGATCGACTCTTCGATCATCGTCGGCCTCATGAGCCGGCTCGGCAGCGCCCCCGTCCGCACTTTCACGATCGGGTTCGAAGATCCCTCGTTCGAAGACGGCGTGTACGCGCAGCGGATGGCGCGCCAGTTTCGGACCGACCATACTGAGCTGAAGCTGTCCTATGTGGACATCCTCCAGCAGATACCCCAGGCCCTCGCCGCGCAGGACCACCCGTCGGGCGACGGCGTCAATACCTACCTCGTCTCCCGCGCCGTCAAGGAAGCCGGCCTGAGCGTGGCCCTCTCCGGCCTCGGGGGCGACGAGCTGTTCGCCGGTTACAGCCTCTTCGGCCGCATCGCCCGGCAGCAGCGCGCGCGGCTGCTCTGGCGCTTCGCCCCGCAGCCCCTGCGGCGCGGCATCGCCCACGCCCTGTACAGCGTGCGGCCATCCATCGCCTCCCAGAAGATGCACGACCTCCTGGTGTCCGACGGCTCGCTGCCGGAAGTGTATCCCCTGGGCCGGCAGTGCTTCGGCGCCGCGCAGGCTGCCCGGCTCCTCTCGGCGCGGCCCTCCGGCGCCGACCCGTACGCCAGCCTCCTCCGGGCCAGCTACGCCGTCAACATGGGCGCAACGCTCCTCTCGCGTATCTCCTACGCCGAGGCCCGGACGTACATGCACGACGTCCTCCTGCGCGACACGGATCAGATGAGCATGGCCAGCGCCCTCGAGGTGCGGGTGCCGTTCCTCGACCACGAACTGGTCGAATACGCCATGGGCCTCCCCGACGCCGTCAAGCGCCCCAACGGCGTCCCGAAGCGCCTGCTCGTCGAGGCGTTTTCGGACCTCCTGCCGGCCACCGTCATCAACCGCCCCAAACAGGGATTCATCATGCCCTTCGACACCTGGATGAGGGGCCCCCTGAAGGCCCTGTGCCTCGACAACCTCGACGTGCTCGCCCACTCGTCTGCCTTCCAGGCCCCAGTGGTCCATCAGTACTGGAACGACTTCCGCGC
Coding sequences:
- the asnB gene encoding asparagine synthase (glutamine-hydrolyzing), which codes for MCGISGIFGTGVHLPTQTIQRMTDSLAHRGPDDAGIYVDDHMALGQTRLSILDLSANGHQPMESISGRYLIVFNGEVFNYRSVRAQLVDRGYSFRSDTDTEVILYAYAEWGPACLERFNGMFAFAVYDRERRSVFIARDRLGIKPLYLARSREGALLFSSEVRSILSSGLVPPQLNRRILPLYLKYQTVPAPDTLIEGIEMLLPGHWMEVTADGEQKKSYWNVLGNANPDAAHHTADQARDEVRRLLTASVERRLISDVPLGAFLSGGIDSSIIVGLMSRLGSAPVRTFTIGFEDPSFEDGVYAQRMARQFRTDHTELKLSYVDILQQIPQALAAQDHPSGDGVNTYLVSRAVKEAGLSVALSGLGGDELFAGYSLFGRIARQQRARLLWRFAPQPLRRGIAHALYSVRPSIASQKMHDLLVSDGSLPEVYPLGRQCFGAAQAARLLSARPSGADPYASLLRASYAVNMGATLLSRISYAEARTYMHDVLLRDTDQMSMASALEVRVPFLDHELVEYAMGLPDAVKRPNGVPKRLLVEAFSDLLPATVINRPKQGFIMPFDTWMRGPLKALCLDNLDVLAHSSAFQAPVVHQYWNDFRAGNKALSWSRLWLLVSLGAWCKANGAA